The Panthera leo isolate Ple1 chromosome C2, P.leo_Ple1_pat1.1, whole genome shotgun sequence genome window below encodes:
- the LOC122230319 gene encoding keratin-associated protein 26-1: MSCHNCSTNYSLGSLSNPCHLPLTSSITFCSTGVSCGDVLCLPSNCQGHLRPLDNCQEACNEATSGQPAPHEPSNFETSCCPSTTYYVSRPCQGTTFLPAGSYVSGSCVPISYRPLSYVSSSCRPLSLPTYGCRPLSCLPCNPQSLHVVPSGLRPLRPLLGGCQPLTHVYNTCRPSCSALGGQ, translated from the coding sequence ATGTCTTGTCACAACTGCTCCACCAACTACAGCTTGGGATCCCTCAGCAATCCCTGCCATCTTCCGCTCACGTCCTCCATCACCTTCTGTTCCACGGGCGTGAGCTGTGGCGATGTCCTCTGCTTGCCCAGTAACTGTCAAGGCCATCTCCGGCCTCTGGACAACTGCCAAGAGGCCTGCAATGAAGCAACCAGCGGCCAGCCAGCCCCCCACGAGCCCAGCAACTTCGAAACTTCTTGCTGCCCTTCTACTACTTACTACGTGTCCAGACCCTGCCAAGGAACCACTTTTCTTCCTGCCGGTTCTTACGTCTCTGGCTCCTGTGTCCCCATCTCCTACCGGCCTCTGAGCTATGTGTCCAGCAGCTGCCGACCCCTCAGCCTCCCTACTTACGGATGCCGCCCCTTGAGCTGTTTGCCCTGCAATCCTCAATCGCTTCACGTTGTGCCAAGTGGCCTCAGACCTCTGCGTCCTCTCCTTGGTGGGTGCCAACCTCTGACCCACGTGTACAACACCTGCCGTCCATCCTGCTCTGCGCTGGGAGGCCAGTAG